Proteins from one Pseudoalteromonas rubra genomic window:
- a CDS encoding response regulator transcription factor, whose amino-acid sequence MLPNKPVNILLIEDAQQVAETLFDYFEAPDYVMDYSSNGLMGLQLATTGDYDCILLDIMLPGLDGIEVCQRLRQQGTSTPIIMLTARDTQQDTLTGLNCGADDYIVKPFDLMLLEARIKAVLRRTHGGGYKTQLTTGTLHIDLPNREVKRAERTIKLNPSGYKILVTLAEHSPNPVSRELLERTLWPDEVPDHDLLRRHIYQLRAALDKPFAFDMLQTVPKFGYKLVSDEDT is encoded by the coding sequence ATGCTCCCCAACAAACCTGTGAACATATTATTGATTGAAGATGCGCAGCAAGTCGCAGAAACCCTATTCGACTATTTTGAAGCACCTGATTATGTGATGGATTACTCATCCAACGGCCTGATGGGTCTGCAGCTGGCTACAACAGGCGACTATGACTGTATTCTTTTGGATATCATGCTGCCTGGGTTGGATGGCATCGAAGTATGTCAGCGGTTGCGCCAGCAGGGTACCAGTACCCCGATTATTATGCTAACAGCCAGAGACACACAACAAGACACGCTCACCGGACTGAACTGCGGCGCGGATGATTATATCGTTAAACCATTCGACCTGATGCTACTCGAAGCACGTATAAAGGCTGTGCTCCGCCGTACTCATGGTGGAGGATATAAAACTCAGCTAACAACCGGTACTTTGCACATTGACCTGCCTAATCGCGAAGTAAAGCGTGCTGAGCGCACAATTAAGCTCAACCCGAGCGGTTATAAAATTTTGGTCACACTGGCTGAACATAGCCCAAACCCGGTGAGCCGAGAATTACTGGAACGTACCTTATGGCCAGATGAAGTCCCCGATCACGACCTGCTAAGACGACATATTTATCAACTCAGAGCTGCACTTGATAAACCTTTTGCATTTGACATGCTGCAAACCGTCCCAAAATTTGGTTATAAGCTGGTATCTGATGAAGACACTTAA
- a CDS encoding ArnT family glycosyltransferase, whose protein sequence is MRLSHALLLCVTVLMLIRLFTLGLYPLYDTTEARYAEIARLMVQSQDWITPWFEVGIPFWGKPPAHTWITALSFELFGIHEWGARFAHWLMGLMSTLLVYVFAKRQAGDQYATSSVLILTSCFGFYVAIGMVMTDPALLFSCTLAMTSFWLSYSERNYVAGLVFFFACGLGMLIKGPVAVVIIGIALCVWGLWQRCLLPALYSLPWLTGLAIFAMTCLPWYVLAELKTPGFINYFIVGEHIQRFLEPGWQGDLYGSAHVEPKGKIWLFWLLVACPWSFILIWHLFKRPQQLKTDCQNEFSRYLIGWAVAPMLLFTFASNILTAYVLPGLPAFALLMAKFITQRALLLNIGFVCTALYTGVTALVVFDSGNRHSEKTLLSLIATPCPTMPVYYLEKRPFSARFYSCGQAKLIANKAELTAKLKTQKHNYLVLTHEQQEEIQLPQRHNCKTINKSQQGILLTCSPTNL, encoded by the coding sequence ATGAGGCTTAGTCATGCGCTACTTTTATGTGTAACAGTGCTGATGCTGATCCGTTTATTCACACTAGGTCTGTATCCGCTCTATGACACCACCGAGGCCCGTTATGCAGAGATTGCCCGTCTGATGGTGCAAAGCCAGGACTGGATCACCCCCTGGTTTGAAGTAGGTATTCCTTTTTGGGGCAAGCCTCCAGCACACACCTGGATCACGGCATTAAGCTTTGAGCTGTTTGGCATTCATGAATGGGGTGCGCGCTTTGCACATTGGCTTATGGGTCTGATGAGCACCCTGCTGGTTTACGTTTTTGCCAAACGACAGGCTGGGGATCAATACGCTACCAGCAGTGTGCTCATTCTCACCAGCTGTTTTGGCTTCTATGTCGCAATTGGCATGGTTATGACTGATCCCGCTTTGTTATTTAGCTGTACCCTGGCCATGACCAGCTTCTGGCTCAGTTACAGCGAAAGAAACTATGTTGCTGGTCTCGTGTTTTTCTTTGCCTGTGGTTTAGGCATGCTTATCAAAGGTCCTGTCGCCGTCGTTATTATTGGTATTGCCTTGTGTGTTTGGGGTCTCTGGCAAAGATGTTTACTACCCGCTTTGTACTCTCTCCCCTGGTTAACCGGGCTGGCCATATTCGCGATGACCTGCCTACCCTGGTATGTACTAGCCGAATTGAAAACTCCGGGATTTATCAACTACTTTATTGTAGGAGAGCATATTCAACGCTTTTTAGAACCTGGCTGGCAGGGAGACTTATATGGAAGTGCCCATGTCGAGCCCAAAGGTAAGATCTGGTTGTTCTGGCTGCTAGTTGCCTGCCCCTGGTCTTTTATTTTGATCTGGCACTTATTCAAACGCCCACAGCAGCTAAAAACAGACTGTCAAAATGAGTTCAGCCGCTACCTGATAGGCTGGGCCGTTGCACCTATGCTGCTGTTTACCTTTGCCAGTAATATACTGACAGCATATGTTTTGCCAGGACTACCCGCATTTGCTTTACTGATGGCCAAGTTTATCACGCAACGTGCTCTGTTGCTGAACATCGGCTTTGTTTGTACTGCACTCTACACAGGCGTAACCGCTCTGGTTGTTTTCGACTCAGGAAACAGGCATTCAGAAAAGACGTTGTTGTCACTGATCGCCACACCGTGTCCAACAATGCCGGTGTACTACCTGGAAAAACGCCCTTTTTCTGCACGATTTTATAGTTGCGGGCAAGCAAAATTGATTGCCAATAAAGCTGAACTAACCGCTAAACTTAAGACTCAAAAGCACAACTATCTTGTACTTACCCATGAGCAGCAAGAGGAGATACAACTGCCTCAGCGTCATAACTGTAAGACCATCAATAAAAGCCAACAAGGTATATTACTGACATGCTCCCCAACAAACCTGTGA
- a CDS encoding glycosyltransferase family 2 protein: MQPLSLADYRTPRFKNSHSNSAHADSDKPKRLISLVVPLYNEQAVLAELHHRVSGVIASLRQVRFEIVYIDDGSIDASWDITQNLDNQYCDVRAIRLSRNFGKEAALTAGLEHAQGDAVILLDADLQDPPELIPSMINSWLEGADIVNMKRAYRHGESWFKKASAHAFYRILNWVSDSPVEKDVGDFRLLTRTVVEAIKQLPERNRYMKGLMSWPGFNQVTLEFERPERIAGETKWNYFQLVRLALSGITSFSVKPLRFATWVGALISCYAFLFATWVVIKTVIFGEAVPGYPSIMLTLLALGGVQLIAIGILGEYIARLFTEAKQRPVYLVMTDHFRQAPTQENIHEA; this comes from the coding sequence ATGCAACCACTGTCACTGGCAGACTACAGAACCCCTAGATTCAAAAATAGCCATAGCAACTCTGCACATGCAGATTCGGATAAGCCCAAGCGCTTAATCAGCCTGGTCGTTCCTCTTTATAATGAACAAGCCGTACTGGCAGAACTTCACCATAGAGTCAGCGGTGTCATAGCCTCACTCAGGCAGGTACGGTTTGAAATCGTGTACATAGATGATGGCAGCATCGACGCCTCATGGGACATTACACAAAACCTGGATAACCAATACTGTGATGTTCGCGCGATCCGTCTGAGTCGTAACTTTGGTAAGGAAGCAGCTCTCACCGCCGGGCTCGAACATGCTCAGGGAGATGCGGTGATCTTGCTTGATGCCGACCTGCAAGACCCGCCTGAACTGATCCCCAGCATGATCAACAGCTGGCTTGAAGGGGCGGATATTGTCAATATGAAGCGGGCATATCGACATGGCGAATCTTGGTTTAAAAAAGCCAGTGCACATGCCTTTTACCGAATACTAAACTGGGTGTCAGATAGCCCGGTGGAGAAAGATGTCGGTGACTTTCGCTTACTCACCCGCACTGTCGTTGAGGCTATAAAACAATTGCCTGAACGCAATCGTTACATGAAAGGCTTAATGAGTTGGCCCGGCTTTAATCAGGTGACTTTAGAGTTTGAACGCCCCGAACGCATTGCTGGAGAAACAAAGTGGAATTATTTTCAGCTGGTCAGGTTAGCCTTGTCTGGGATTACTTCATTCAGCGTTAAACCGCTGAGATTTGCGACCTGGGTCGGTGCTCTGATCTCATGTTATGCCTTTTTATTCGCAACCTGGGTGGTGATCAAAACAGTCATATTTGGTGAGGCCGTGCCCGGATATCCCAGTATCATGCTCACCCTGTTGGCGCTTGGCGGCGTTCAGCTGATCGCCATTGGCATTCTGGGTGAGTATATTGCTCGGCTCTTTACAGAAGCCAAACAACGTCCAGTCTACTTGGTTATGACAGATCATTTCCGTCAAGCTCCGACGCAGGAGAATATCCATGAGGCTTAG
- a CDS encoding GtrA family protein, whose amino-acid sequence MVLTRFFVIGILGCVVDFLFFQLLLLFKVELLVARLLAFWVAMGFTWFGNRLYTFRVYGAKLAQFARHVLSSHVAGLMNLSAFYLVSLSQSSQIAFLLGVILGAKANYLLSKMWVFVSATQQDASADRG is encoded by the coding sequence ATGGTATTAACAAGGTTCTTCGTGATAGGCATACTGGGGTGTGTGGTTGATTTCCTGTTTTTTCAGCTGTTGCTCTTATTTAAAGTGGAACTATTGGTGGCCAGGCTACTCGCTTTTTGGGTCGCGATGGGGTTTACCTGGTTTGGTAACCGGCTATATACGTTCAGAGTATACGGAGCAAAGTTGGCTCAGTTTGCCCGTCATGTTCTCAGTAGCCATGTTGCGGGGTTAATGAATCTTAGCGCGTTTTATCTGGTGAGCTTATCTCAGTCCAGTCAGATTGCGTTTTTGCTTGGCGTCATTTTAGGGGCGAAGGCGAACTATTTGTTAAGCAAAATGTGGGTTTTTGTGTCTGCAACTCAGCAAGATGCAAGTGCAGATAGAGGCTAG